GAGTGAAATTGAGTTgttgagaaaaagaagaagaaagagataaaaaaaagtaaaaatataatttaaaaaaaattaatatcaacCAAAAGATAGTTAGTTATGTAATTAAATTGAGTAGATATTTATCCATGTTGGTATTTATAAAAGCACATTACTTAATTATTAGATGcacgtttgattttttttttctttgtttgtaggACATAGCAAATTGTGGCGAGGATGATTTAGAAAATCTGTTAATTGCAGCAATACGGTGCACATGCAATCCTGAAAAACATTTTGCAAAGGTGGGTGCTTTGTAATAATATTTGTtgttaagaataataaattaaaaagaatctTTAACAGGTTATAAGAGAATCTATGATTGGGATTGGAACCGATGAAGAATCGCTGAACAGAGCAATTGTGAGTAGAGCAGAAGTTGACAtgttgaaaatagaaattgaatatGCTGCCATGTTTGACTCCAACCTTGTAAAAGATGTCTGTGGAGATACCTCAGGAAGCTATCAAAATTTCTTGATGACTTTGATGGGGAAAGATCCTCTTGAATAATCTTGATGGATAATGTATCATGCTCTTCAACATTCAATTTCTTTGTAGATTGCacaatgaataataataaaatacttaTTCAATATAAGtaagaatattttaattaaatattttttaaagtagcATCGACTTATTTAAGACGAAATTGTGATATTTCGGGATTTGTCACGATGATAATGTTGTGAACGTGGCTGTTCGATTTAGGGTTAATTAATCTTACGAAAAACTCAGGTTGAAGAAATTCTCGCAAAACACAAGATCTTGATGATTAAAATATAgagatctaattataaatttagtaaaactataagaattaataaaataattaaattttaatgaaaTTCATAGTATTACCCTCAAATTTGAGTAGCTTGAATAATTGTGTTGAAAAGCATTTGATTCTCAACCTGAAAGCATAGGGAATATTCCCTTTGAAGTCCATTTTGTTTAGTTTGTTCTTCCCATGTTTTGCTTGAAACAcaagtttaattaaaaaataaataacatttctCATAAAAATTTGCACTCCATTTTTAATCCCGAAACGAGAACCAAACTTTTAATAAGGGATGCAGATTTTGTAATCCCATCACAAGAATAATTCTTGATAACTAGCTTAAATCAATTAGTTTTAAAGTAATTAGAGTCTAATAAATTGATTGAGACTTTAGGCATATTCGATTTTACTGTCTCTTAACCAACTTTATTATTATCTATATAAAGGAATCATTTTGACTAATATGACTATGTTATAGTGATTATAATATTTatggtattttaaaaaatattactaaaattaaaataatattttttattattaaacaacattttttaaaaaatgttaattaaaaaaatattattaaaatataaaaaatataccttgaattttaataatacttACATATATAATTACTATAGCCACCATAAAATAATCATATTAAAATTCACCgtataaaaattaaacaatacTAGCAACATTTATCTATTAATgcgttattttattttctcttaataATAACAGATAATCATAGAAGCAATAGGTAAAGCATCATGCTTTGAAAGATCAATAACAAACCAAAGGAATATTTTTTTcccctttaatttttttttttttttttttgggaagggGGGAGATACAAATTATTTAAGAAGATAATACAAAATCAAATCtcaaatctcaaatttcaaaTGGGAAGTGGGTCTCTTTTGTAATTTAATTTCTTCAACTAATTAATTAGATCCTCTTGCAATTAAGTTTAGCAAGAAATCCTTATAATTCCCTTTAGCAATCTCTTGTATTTTGTGTGGTAAAGTAACTCCATAAAGGTTATTGTAATCGGCCATTATCTCTTTAATATCAATGTCAGCTCGAGTAACAATCACACGACCAAGTGCTTTTTTAGTGTTCTTATCAACATCAATTTTCAATGCTGAATCCAAAACCTGAGGACAcaacacaataataataataataataataataataataataataataataataataataataataataataataatacttatagatataaaaaataaattaaaagaataataatgTATTCTTTAGAGATAGATtatttaaagtttaattattttgtcgaTCTctatagtttcatcgaatttttaattagatccctatacttttttatttttcaattaggtTCTATACCATATCAGATTTTATAACTAAGTTTCTACCGCGACAAAAACGTTGAAattagaatattctgttaaactatATAGAATATTCAATCAAGTGTTAGGTATATTCGTTTTGCTTAACGGAATATTCCGTTAATTCCAGCGTTTTTATCATGAtagggacttaattacaaaatttgatatAGTATAGGgactcaaaaaaaaatataaagacctaattaaaaattcagtaaaattacagggactaacagaataattaaaccatgaTTTAATTTCTCAATATATGTATATACAGCTTCAAATATTACcttacaaaaatatatttgagGGGTACAAAGACATTGCACAGCCTCTTTGAACCTTATGTCATCAAGATCCTAGTAAAAGGAGGTGAAATTTTTTGTAAGAACTAGTTATTAAGATTTATCAACAGAAAATGGTGTACAATAAAATTACATGAGGACTACACTATTATAAAATTCTTGCTCTCTAGTGTCTACAAATAGATACAGAGGCCGaaccaaaattttaataatagagGGTCAAATTCTTATGATTAATATTAATCACTGTATTCGACCGTGAATGTTTTGATTGTAAACTAAAAAATAGGTCTATGATCATTTAAAATATCAATAGTGGAATGaattcttaataaaataaaaggaaaaattaattaattttccgTTTTATGCATGTAGcaacaaactcttaaatagagcTCAATACCGCGGTGGATTAGTCTTTAGTCTGTTGGACTGAAAACTACGGTAAAAAATCaaacaatttaattattatattaaataatttgttcataaaaaaatatgtgatcaatttgttatttttctaaaatatattagaaactattttattcttattttatttcagtttATCAGaggttaataatattaaaaactaTAACGCTAATACTAGAGaaacaaaaaaagttaaaatttattttatttagtatttattaattattgtaataattaataaatattaaataaaataataaataaatattaaataagataaatttaaatgatttaaattaattattttttatcctcCTAACATTATCGATAATTAGATACCTCATCAAGGTTCTTGCCAGAAATATCTTTGTAGTGGTTGTATAGTGCTTTGAGATGAGGCTTGCTTCTTGTTGCTAATATCCTTATGACTTCATCATCTTCATTGATAGGTTTCTTATGAGCATTCTTAATCACATCATAAATTATTTTTGCCTCTGATTTTGCATGCTCGTTCTTAATCTTTGGTCCTTCATACCTATAAGCACTTACAAGTGCTACCAAGAGCTGTTTGTTTCCAAAAGCAATAAATAATGTtattcaattaaattattataaattgttAAATATTGGCATAAAATATATACGATCAAATCAATGTAAAAGTTAATAatgaattaaagcaaaataattTCTCGAACAACATACAACTATAATTGAAGCAGGtttaattattattctattttctttttaggGTAAACTATATCAAAATCGTCTCCAATTTTTTATAATACAAACAAAAATATCTTATACTTTTGATAACGTAAAAAATATCCTCAAAATATTAG
This region of Arachis hypogaea cultivar Tifrunner chromosome 8, arahy.Tifrunner.gnm2.J5K5, whole genome shotgun sequence genomic DNA includes:
- the LOC112707665 gene encoding annexin D4: MELNQELEALTQALSGHGVEENALVTTLGKWDPLEREAFRKKTPNLFIEDKERHFQRWDDHYARLLKHEFVRFKNTVMLWSMHPWERDARLVKEAIKKGKASYGVLVEIACTRSSEELLGARKAYHSLFDHSIEEDVASHIHGIERKLLVALVSAYRYEGPKIKNEHAKSEAKIIYDVIKNAHKKPINEDDEVIRILATRSKPHLKALYNHYKDISGKNLDEDLDDIRFKEAVQCLCTPQIYFCKVLDSALKIDVDKNTKKALGRVIVTRADIDIKEIMADYNNLYGVTLPHKIQEIAKGNYKDFLLNLIARGSN